One genomic segment of Arthrobacter sp. zg-Y1110 includes these proteins:
- a CDS encoding VOC family protein: MSVTTTPHLNFRGDARAALEFYHSVFGGQLIVVTNEDAYSVELPEEAGQVKFGQVIGGNGFSIMAYDVPASVSYDQGDKSSFVSVRGDSSEEIADLWGRLAEGSTVLQDLAPSAFSPAYGMVQDRFGVTWVLDVAVAYDPAG; encoded by the coding sequence ATGTCTGTCACCACCACGCCCCACCTGAACTTCCGCGGCGATGCCCGGGCCGCCCTCGAGTTCTACCACTCGGTTTTCGGCGGGCAGCTTATCGTCGTCACCAACGAGGACGCCTACAGCGTCGAGCTCCCCGAGGAGGCCGGCCAGGTCAAGTTCGGGCAGGTCATCGGCGGGAACGGCTTCTCGATCATGGCCTACGACGTTCCCGCCAGCGTGTCCTACGACCAGGGGGATAAATCCTCCTTCGTTTCGGTCCGCGGCGACTCGTCCGAGGAGATCGCGGATCTCTGGGGGCGGCTTGCCGAGGGCTCCACCGTGCTGCAGGACCTGGCGCCCTCGGCCTTCTCCCCCGCATACGGAATGGTGCAGGACCGCTTCGGCGTCACGTGGGTGCTGGACGTCGCCGTCGCCTATGACCCTGCCGGTTAA
- a CDS encoding ribose-phosphate pyrophosphokinase, which translates to MFTAYATVPQGYTVHSAATPMSFPAGEAHLKVAGSPEETPLYFYLTGADANEYITAAMWIDYAHQGGHKVQALIPYLPGARQDRGNPFGAKVYANLINAMNADEVVCFDPHSPVMPALVRNLRVVDSSAVIAQVLRNKAGEYAGVICPDAGAKERTARAAAALGLPLYSAEKHRDFATGKLSGFTCEELPDDGRFLVVDDICDGGGTFMGLAAATGLGPDRLDLWVSHGVFSGKAAQLRQAYGSIYTTDSHPGAANPAVAASITPLISHLI; encoded by the coding sequence ATGTTCACCGCATACGCCACAGTCCCGCAGGGATACACCGTCCACTCGGCAGCGACGCCGATGTCCTTCCCTGCCGGGGAGGCCCACCTCAAGGTCGCAGGCAGCCCGGAGGAAACCCCGCTGTACTTCTATCTGACCGGCGCCGACGCCAACGAGTACATAACCGCAGCCATGTGGATCGACTACGCCCACCAGGGCGGCCACAAGGTCCAGGCCCTCATTCCGTACCTGCCCGGAGCCCGCCAGGACCGCGGCAACCCCTTCGGTGCCAAGGTCTACGCCAACCTCATCAACGCCATGAACGCCGACGAAGTGGTCTGCTTCGACCCGCACTCGCCCGTCATGCCGGCCCTGGTCCGCAACCTGCGCGTCGTGGATTCCTCCGCCGTCATCGCCCAGGTCCTGCGGAACAAGGCGGGGGAGTATGCCGGCGTCATCTGCCCGGACGCCGGGGCGAAGGAACGCACCGCCCGAGCCGCCGCAGCCCTCGGACTTCCGCTCTACTCCGCCGAGAAGCACCGGGACTTTGCCACCGGCAAGCTGTCCGGGTTCACCTGCGAGGAACTGCCCGACGACGGACGCTTCCTGGTGGTCGACGACATCTGCGACGGCGGCGGAACCTTCATGGGCCTGGCAGCCGCCACGGGGCTCGGGCCGGACCGCCTGGACCTATGGGTCAGCCACGGAGTGTTCTCCGGCAAGGCAGCCCAGCTGCGGCAGGCCTACGGCTCCATCTACACCACGGATTCACACCCCGGCGCCGCCAACCCGGCAGTCGCCGCTTCCATCACGCCCCTGATCTCCCACCTCATCTAA
- a CDS encoding nicotinate phosphoribosyltransferase encodes MTTTAAPIALTTASITAALFQTDAYKLGHIHMYPRGTTKVLSNFTNRGSRIEGVDHVVHFGLQAFLQKFCIEAFAPFFAADEDDAVAEYQAGLNDILGPNTVGTDHIRSLHRRGYLPLIFRAVPEGTRVPLQVPSVTVESTEPEFFWLVNYIETALSASIWQPSTAATIADKYRGILDTAAAKTGTDAGYVDWQLHDFSFRGMPGVEAAAASGAGHLLSFKGSDSLGSADFIRRYYNSSFGTDNGQILGSIPASEHAVMCAGGQDGEAETFRHILEVNPTGNISLVSDGYDLWHVLQGILPGLKDIITSRDGNVVIRPDSGDPADIVCGSSTRPGAVAPDTAPSMAEDPAYFGVVALLEAEFGSTRNDAGYKVLNNVRVMYGDSITPERAADITARLEKAGYASENVVLGAGSFTYQYVTRDTFSSAIKVTYIEVNGQPRNVFKDPITAKGFGSKRSATGRLAVTRNDDGELVLIEKATPEQEEASLLQPVWANGEFLRRQSFADVRAVLGNIAS; translated from the coding sequence ATGACCACGACAGCAGCACCGATCGCCCTGACCACCGCCAGCATCACCGCAGCCCTGTTCCAGACGGACGCGTACAAGCTCGGCCACATCCACATGTACCCCCGGGGCACCACAAAGGTTCTCTCCAACTTCACCAACCGCGGCTCCCGGATCGAGGGCGTGGACCACGTGGTGCACTTCGGCCTGCAGGCCTTCCTGCAGAAGTTCTGCATTGAAGCCTTCGCCCCGTTCTTCGCCGCCGATGAAGACGACGCCGTGGCCGAATACCAGGCCGGCCTCAACGACATCCTCGGCCCCAACACCGTAGGCACCGACCACATCCGGTCCCTGCACCGCCGCGGCTACCTGCCGCTGATCTTCCGTGCCGTGCCCGAGGGAACCCGGGTGCCCCTGCAGGTCCCCTCGGTCACCGTCGAATCCACCGAGCCGGAGTTCTTCTGGCTGGTCAACTACATCGAGACGGCGCTCAGCGCCTCCATCTGGCAGCCCTCCACCGCGGCGACCATTGCCGACAAGTACCGCGGCATCCTCGACACCGCCGCCGCGAAGACCGGCACGGACGCCGGCTATGTGGACTGGCAGCTCCACGACTTCTCCTTCCGGGGCATGCCCGGTGTCGAAGCTGCCGCCGCTTCCGGCGCCGGCCACCTGCTCTCCTTCAAGGGCTCGGACTCCCTCGGTTCGGCCGACTTCATCCGCCGCTACTACAACTCCTCCTTCGGCACGGACAACGGCCAGATCCTCGGCTCCATCCCCGCCAGCGAGCACGCCGTGATGTGCGCCGGCGGCCAGGACGGAGAAGCGGAAACCTTCCGCCACATCCTGGAGGTCAACCCCACCGGCAACATTTCGCTGGTTTCCGACGGGTACGACCTGTGGCACGTACTGCAGGGCATCCTGCCCGGACTCAAGGACATCATCACCTCGCGCGACGGCAACGTCGTCATCCGTCCCGATTCCGGAGACCCGGCCGACATCGTCTGCGGCTCCTCCACCCGCCCCGGCGCCGTCGCCCCCGACACGGCACCGTCGATGGCAGAGGACCCGGCCTACTTCGGCGTCGTCGCCCTCCTGGAAGCCGAGTTCGGCTCCACCCGTAACGACGCCGGCTACAAGGTCCTGAACAACGTGCGCGTTATGTACGGCGACTCCATCACCCCCGAGCGTGCCGCAGACATCACTGCACGCCTGGAGAAAGCGGGCTACGCCTCGGAGAATGTCGTGCTCGGCGCCGGTTCGTTCACCTACCAGTACGTCACCCGGGACACGTTCTCCTCGGCCATCAAGGTCACCTACATTGAGGTCAACGGCCAGCCCCGCAACGTGTTCAAGGATCCGATCACCGCCAAGGGCTTCGGTTCCAAGCGTTCCGCCACCGGCCGCCTGGCCGTCACCCGGAACGACGACGGCGAACTGGTCCTCATCGAGAAGGCCACCCCCGAGCAGGAAGAGGCCTCCCTGCTGCAGCCCGTCTGGGCCAACGGCGAGTTCCTCCGCCGCCAATCCTTCGCGGACGTCCGTGCAGTGCTCGGTAACATTGCCTCATGA
- a CDS encoding MOSC domain-containing protein, protein MSYTYDVEILHLLVSPAHAYFGRAKDGPADVVTTDADEAQVVAGKGIVGDRFFGKAAHMDAAVTLFAVESLEAIAAELGADPFDPLLARRNVVLCGAELSPLLGQDFVLESVDGRVEFHGGRQAHPCAWMDRVLAPGAHKAMRGRGGLRCRPLSSGTLHRGPAVLISPVPLDPARAAIPSLLRPGRLP, encoded by the coding sequence ATGAGCTATACGTACGACGTCGAGATCCTGCACCTGCTGGTCTCACCGGCGCACGCCTACTTCGGGCGCGCCAAGGACGGGCCGGCCGACGTCGTCACCACCGATGCGGACGAAGCTCAGGTAGTAGCCGGGAAGGGGATTGTCGGGGACCGGTTCTTCGGCAAGGCCGCGCATATGGATGCGGCCGTGACCCTGTTCGCTGTGGAGTCGTTGGAGGCCATCGCCGCGGAGCTTGGTGCCGATCCCTTTGACCCGCTGCTGGCCCGCCGGAACGTGGTGCTCTGCGGTGCCGAGCTGTCTCCGCTGCTGGGGCAGGACTTTGTCCTCGAATCTGTCGACGGTCGGGTGGAATTCCATGGCGGCAGGCAGGCCCACCCCTGCGCCTGGATGGATCGGGTCCTGGCGCCCGGTGCGCACAAGGCGATGCGGGGCCGGGGCGGGCTGCGCTGCCGGCCGTTGAGCAGCGGCACGCTTCACCGCGGCCCGGCGGTGCTTATCAGCCCGGTGCCGCTGGACCCTGCGCGGGCTGCCATCCCCTCGCTGCTGAGGCCCGGCCGGCTCCCGTAA
- the arfB gene encoding alternative ribosome rescue aminoacyl-tRNA hydrolase ArfB, which produces MDLVVSPALTIPAAELDWRFSRSSGPGGQHVNTSDSRVALSWNVAGSAVLSEQQRLLLLQRLKRSLVAGVLTVTASEQRSQLRNRETALAKLAALVADGLAPGPAPRRTTKPTRGSNYRRLDAKKQRGATKRQRQRPPAD; this is translated from the coding sequence ATGGATTTGGTGGTGTCGCCCGCGCTCACGATTCCCGCGGCTGAACTCGACTGGCGGTTCTCCCGTTCGTCCGGCCCTGGGGGCCAGCACGTCAACACCTCGGACAGCCGCGTTGCGCTCTCCTGGAACGTAGCCGGTTCTGCGGTGCTGTCGGAACAGCAACGCCTGCTGCTGCTGCAGCGGCTGAAACGCAGTCTCGTGGCTGGAGTGCTGACCGTGACGGCCTCCGAGCAACGATCCCAGCTTCGCAATCGGGAAACAGCCCTGGCCAAGCTCGCCGCGCTCGTGGCAGACGGACTGGCGCCCGGACCTGCTCCGCGCCGGACCACCAAACCTACCCGCGGCTCGAACTACCGCCGCCTCGATGCAAAGAAACAACGGGGTGCCACGAAGCGGCAACGGCAACGGCCGCCGGCTGATTAA
- a CDS encoding SDR family oxidoreductase: MASEVLVVIGMGGMGQAVMRRSGAGRKVLVADFNEELLESTVATALGEGYDVVSQKVDVSSRESVAALAATARELGAVTGVVHTAGLSPVQAPVEAIWKVDLFGVAVVLEEFEKVIAPGGAGVVISSMSAYMAGGQMPADVLASLATKPADDLLLIPFVAAIDHPGHAYSVAKRANQVRVQTASLRWGARGARVNSISPGVISTPMGQQELSGESGSQMRAMIEASGTKRLGTAFDIASTTAFLLSQDASFITGADLLVDGGAVAAVDTGQRSQVAG, encoded by the coding sequence ATGGCCTCGGAAGTACTGGTAGTTATCGGCATGGGCGGCATGGGCCAGGCGGTTATGCGCCGGTCCGGCGCAGGACGGAAGGTCCTCGTGGCGGACTTCAATGAAGAGCTGCTGGAGAGCACAGTGGCCACCGCGCTCGGTGAGGGCTACGACGTCGTTTCCCAAAAGGTCGATGTTTCCTCCCGCGAATCCGTGGCCGCCCTGGCCGCAACGGCCCGCGAGCTGGGAGCGGTGACCGGCGTCGTCCACACCGCAGGGCTCTCCCCCGTCCAGGCACCGGTGGAGGCCATCTGGAAGGTGGACCTGTTCGGTGTGGCCGTGGTGCTGGAGGAATTCGAAAAGGTCATCGCCCCGGGCGGTGCCGGCGTCGTCATTTCCAGCATGTCCGCCTACATGGCCGGCGGCCAGATGCCCGCCGACGTGCTGGCGAGCCTGGCCACCAAGCCTGCCGATGATCTGCTGCTGATTCCGTTTGTTGCCGCTATCGACCACCCCGGACACGCCTACAGCGTGGCCAAGCGCGCCAACCAGGTCCGCGTCCAGACCGCCAGCCTGCGCTGGGGTGCCCGCGGGGCACGCGTGAACAGCATCAGCCCCGGCGTCATCTCCACGCCGATGGGCCAGCAGGAACTCTCCGGCGAATCCGGCTCGCAGATGCGCGCCATGATCGAAGCTTCCGGCACCAAGCGCCTCGGCACCGCCTTCGACATCGCCAGCACAACGGCGTTCCTGCTCAGCCAGGACGCCAGCTTCATCACCGGCGCGGACCTGCTGGTCGACGGCGGTGCGGTGGCCGCCGTCGACACCGGCCAGCGCAGCCAGGTGGCCGGCTAG
- a CDS encoding DivIVA domain-containing protein, whose protein sequence is MSFEYVSAVMAQGSSESDGSGSNWILVGMIVLVCLVCFIPSKSKGKSGSLGTGQLTAEEVKAMRFQPTKFKEGYDQDEVDDLLERVVRELQRLEKENTQVQQAVSLGRSVPHTSPIITADQVMNQKFSPTKFREGYLQDHVDDALMRVVMGLRDRVSENEQLRRRVGPSQYGTSTTPS, encoded by the coding sequence ATGTCTTTTGAGTATGTTTCAGCGGTAATGGCCCAAGGCAGCAGCGAAAGCGATGGCTCAGGGAGTAATTGGATTCTTGTAGGGATGATTGTTTTGGTCTGTTTGGTATGTTTCATACCCTCCAAATCCAAGGGGAAATCCGGATCGCTGGGTACCGGGCAGCTCACTGCTGAAGAAGTTAAAGCTATGCGTTTCCAGCCCACGAAATTCAAGGAGGGCTACGACCAGGACGAGGTCGATGACCTGCTTGAACGGGTAGTCAGGGAGCTTCAGCGCCTCGAAAAGGAAAACACTCAGGTGCAGCAGGCCGTTTCCCTGGGTCGGTCCGTTCCTCACACCTCGCCGATCATCACTGCTGACCAGGTAATGAATCAGAAGTTCTCACCGACAAAATTCCGTGAGGGATATTTGCAGGATCACGTTGACGATGCCCTCATGAGGGTTGTTATGGGTCTTCGGGACCGGGTTTCCGAAAATGAGCAGCTTCGACGCCGGGTAGGCCCGTCCCAGTACGGAACTTCGACGACGCCGAGCTAA
- a CDS encoding ABC transporter permease subunit, protein MSRLPLFTRSLAASWRPLLGWAAGILAVLSLYLPLYPSLAGQAFQDLLQSLPPELISALGYDELTTGAGYTQSTFFGLIGFALFTIAAISWGTRAIAGDEESGTLELVLAHAVGRVQLVLERSAAIAARLLLLGLFAGLAVLVFNRPAQLGLIPSHVWAGCAALIGLALLTASVALAAGAFTGRRVWALTAAVAVAVGGYALNAVANQNPDLDYLHSWTPYHWAFGGSPLGNGADWAGLGALYGTSALLVLLAAFALTRRDIGT, encoded by the coding sequence ATGAGCCGCCTCCCCTTGTTCACCCGTTCACTCGCCGCGTCATGGCGTCCGCTTCTGGGATGGGCGGCGGGTATCCTGGCTGTCCTGAGTCTGTACCTGCCCCTCTATCCATCCCTGGCCGGTCAGGCTTTCCAGGATCTCCTGCAGAGCCTGCCGCCCGAACTCATATCCGCACTGGGCTATGACGAGCTGACCACCGGCGCCGGTTATACCCAGTCGACGTTCTTCGGCCTCATCGGGTTCGCCCTCTTCACCATCGCCGCCATTTCCTGGGGAACCCGGGCGATTGCCGGCGACGAGGAGAGCGGGACGCTGGAACTCGTGCTGGCCCACGCGGTCGGCCGGGTCCAGCTCGTGCTGGAGCGCAGCGCCGCCATTGCTGCCCGTCTGCTGCTGCTCGGCCTTTTCGCGGGCCTGGCCGTGCTGGTTTTCAACCGCCCCGCACAACTCGGTCTCATTCCTTCCCATGTCTGGGCCGGGTGTGCGGCGCTCATCGGACTGGCGCTGCTGACTGCGTCCGTCGCCCTTGCTGCGGGAGCCTTTACCGGCCGCCGCGTCTGGGCGCTCACCGCGGCCGTTGCGGTCGCCGTCGGCGGGTACGCTCTCAATGCGGTGGCCAACCAGAATCCGGACCTGGACTACCTTCACTCCTGGACGCCCTATCACTGGGCCTTCGGCGGCAGCCCGCTCGGCAACGGGGCCGATTGGGCCGGGCTCGGTGCACTGTATGGAACAAGTGCGCTGCTGGTGCTGCTCGCTGCCTTCGCGCTTACCCGGAGGGACATCGGCACGTGA
- a CDS encoding serine/threonine protein phosphatase, producing the protein MSEPLPSDNTFDHLRSLDGEHVGFIHMTDDGGFVPYDLLHRRRAEAGDLDAAEALLDELGLRMFIEEWWLDDGGQQIPVLIQEVRRDRVVVAPTAEGAIAKAADMTAAIELLLPTDRLHSR; encoded by the coding sequence ATGTCCGAACCCCTGCCGTCCGACAACACCTTCGACCATCTGCGCAGCCTCGACGGCGAGCACGTCGGCTTCATCCATATGACCGACGACGGCGGGTTTGTCCCGTATGACCTGCTGCACCGCCGTCGCGCTGAGGCCGGTGACCTCGATGCGGCCGAAGCCCTGCTCGATGAGCTGGGCCTTCGGATGTTTATCGAGGAGTGGTGGCTCGACGACGGCGGGCAGCAGATACCGGTGCTGATCCAGGAAGTGCGCCGGGACCGGGTGGTGGTGGCTCCGACAGCGGAGGGCGCGATTGCCAAGGCCGCCGATATGACCGCTGCAATTGAACTGCTGCTGCCCACCGACCGGCTGCATTCCCGTTAG
- a CDS encoding ABC transporter ATP-binding protein, whose protein sequence is MESGSGVAVVRTRGLHKNFGRVEALKGIDLEVPTGSIFGVIGPNGAGKTTLMRLLLDLLRPSSGEVTVLGVDPRSGGSALRRRIGFLPGDPALADRVSGRELLRFFSHISGHVDPGTVPALAERLDLDLGRPVRALSKGNRQKLGLIQAFMHQPPLLILDEPTSGLDPLVQQEFLALVREASSNGQTVLLSSHVLSEIEEAADTVAILRKGTVVSAASTADIRASAGRRVRIGITAAEAPALVERLRQVPGFELLQVPADPDPRDPTSIHGRFKGDMPDLITALAGHHLLDLVVQEPDLEEAVLRFYGPENAAGPDDGGAAE, encoded by the coding sequence ATGGAATCTGGCTCTGGCGTCGCCGTCGTCCGCACCCGCGGGTTGCATAAGAACTTCGGACGCGTTGAAGCGCTGAAAGGCATCGATCTGGAGGTTCCCACGGGAAGCATCTTCGGGGTCATCGGTCCCAACGGCGCCGGCAAGACCACATTGATGCGCCTGCTGCTGGACCTGCTGCGTCCCAGCTCCGGGGAGGTAACCGTCCTCGGTGTTGATCCCCGCAGCGGAGGGTCGGCCCTGCGTCGTCGCATCGGCTTCCTGCCGGGAGATCCGGCCCTGGCGGACAGGGTCAGCGGACGTGAACTCCTTCGCTTTTTCTCGCACATCAGTGGACACGTGGATCCGGGGACCGTTCCGGCGCTGGCGGAGCGGCTCGATCTGGACCTCGGCCGCCCGGTGCGTGCCCTGTCCAAGGGAAACCGGCAGAAACTGGGACTCATTCAGGCGTTTATGCATCAACCGCCACTGCTCATCCTTGACGAACCAACCAGCGGATTGGACCCGTTGGTCCAGCAGGAGTTCCTGGCGCTGGTGAGGGAAGCGAGCAGCAACGGCCAGACGGTGCTGCTCAGCTCGCACGTTCTCAGCGAGATTGAGGAGGCAGCTGACACTGTGGCCATCCTCCGGAAGGGGACAGTGGTGTCCGCTGCCAGCACCGCGGATATCCGGGCTTCAGCCGGTCGCCGCGTGCGGATTGGAATCACCGCAGCAGAGGCACCTGCCTTGGTTGAACGCCTTCGGCAGGTGCCCGGATTCGAGCTGCTGCAGGTACCCGCTGACCCGGACCCCCGGGACCCAACCTCAATCCATGGCCGGTTCAAGGGTGACATGCCGGACCTGATCACGGCCCTGGCGGGACATCACCTCCTCGACCTGGTGGTTCAGGAGCCCGACCTCGAGGAAGCCGTACTGCGGTTTTATGGGCCGGAGAACGCCGCCGGACCGGACGACGGCGGTGCCGCCGAATGA
- a CDS encoding DUF1697 domain-containing protein: MTDSPAADTLPYLALLRGINVGGRNKVPMKELRGHLEGLGFQQVSTYIASGNVFLASSDDAGSVGRQIEAALTDNFDLDDELIKVLVLGRAQLQAVVEHRPQHFGERPDLYHSDAIFLMDIDADTAMDAFRPREGIDEIWPGDGVIYSQRLSSELTKSRLSAIAASPLYKSMTIRSWNTTRKLWERLPGDA; the protein is encoded by the coding sequence ATGACCGACAGCCCGGCCGCGGACACGCTCCCTTACCTGGCTCTCCTGCGCGGCATCAACGTCGGCGGGCGGAACAAGGTCCCCATGAAGGAGTTACGGGGGCATCTTGAAGGCCTCGGGTTCCAGCAGGTGTCCACCTACATTGCGAGCGGGAATGTCTTCCTGGCATCGAGTGACGACGCCGGCTCCGTCGGCCGGCAGATCGAAGCCGCACTCACGGATAACTTCGACCTCGACGACGAACTCATCAAGGTCCTCGTGCTGGGCCGGGCGCAGCTGCAGGCCGTCGTCGAACACCGGCCCCAGCACTTCGGAGAGCGGCCGGACCTCTACCACTCGGACGCGATTTTCCTCATGGACATCGATGCGGACACCGCCATGGACGCTTTTCGTCCCAGGGAAGGCATTGACGAGATCTGGCCGGGCGACGGCGTCATCTACTCGCAGCGGCTCAGCTCCGAGCTGACCAAGAGCCGGCTGAGTGCCATCGCGGCCTCGCCGCTGTACAAGTCGATGACCATCCGCAGCTGGAACACCACCCGGAAACTGTGGGAGCGGCTGCCGGGTGATGCTTAG
- a CDS encoding YafY family protein, which translates to MPTTTSRLLLLLSLLQTPRDWPGQVLADRLEISPRTVRRDVDRLREMGYRISALKGPDGGYRLDAGAELPPLLFDDDQVLALAVALHSAPLTGAGIEEAAARALATVRQVMPSRLRHRLDGLQFTALPGRAAESVQPDVLLALSTAVGTRQVLRFDYAGAQSGDGDVGFSPPRRAEPHHLVASRGRWYLVAWDLDRNDWRIFRADRITPRLPAGPRFRERELPGGNVHDFLSARFRGTEPGKSPAEDWPCRGAVVLHLPAADVVPFAGDGTVEAVGSDRCRLEAGSWSWAALAAAFGRFDAELEVVGPPELASAFGTLAARFAAAAPR; encoded by the coding sequence ATGCCCACCACGACGTCGCGTCTCCTGCTGCTCCTCTCACTTCTGCAGACCCCGCGGGACTGGCCGGGGCAGGTGCTCGCGGACCGGCTGGAGATCAGCCCCCGGACCGTGCGCCGCGATGTCGACCGCCTGCGGGAGATGGGTTACCGCATCTCCGCGCTGAAGGGGCCGGACGGTGGCTACCGCCTCGACGCCGGTGCCGAGCTGCCGCCGCTGCTTTTTGACGACGACCAGGTGCTGGCCCTCGCCGTCGCACTGCACTCCGCGCCCCTGACCGGAGCAGGCATCGAGGAGGCCGCCGCCCGCGCGCTGGCCACCGTCCGGCAGGTGATGCCCTCCCGGCTGCGCCACCGTTTGGACGGACTGCAGTTCACCGCGCTGCCGGGCCGTGCGGCCGAATCTGTCCAGCCGGACGTGCTGCTGGCCCTCTCCACAGCCGTCGGCACACGTCAGGTGCTGCGCTTTGACTATGCAGGTGCCCAGTCGGGAGACGGCGACGTCGGATTCTCGCCGCCGCGCCGCGCGGAACCGCACCATCTGGTGGCATCGCGCGGACGCTGGTATCTGGTGGCGTGGGATTTGGACCGAAACGACTGGCGGATCTTCCGGGCCGACCGGATCACTCCGCGGCTGCCCGCCGGTCCCCGGTTCCGGGAGCGGGAACTGCCCGGCGGCAACGTGCATGATTTCCTTTCCGCACGGTTCCGGGGAACGGAACCGGGGAAGAGTCCCGCTGAAGACTGGCCCTGCCGCGGCGCCGTGGTCCTGCATCTGCCGGCGGCCGACGTCGTCCCGTTCGCCGGTGACGGCACGGTCGAAGCGGTTGGATCCGACCGGTGCCGGTTGGAAGCGGGCTCCTGGTCCTGGGCAGCGCTTGCGGCGGCCTTCGGCAGGTTCGACGCCGAGCTGGAGGTGGTTGGTCCGCCTGAGCTGGCGTCCGCCTTCGGAACGCTGGCGGCCCGTTTCGCCGCGGCTGCACCGCGGTAA
- a CDS encoding NUDIX domain-containing protein, with protein sequence MSSERLQPLVSIDTVPFIVRDGGLCLVTAERANEPFAGAQALPGVLLLPSERLAEAALRALTVKTGVGEDQVQHLDTAGVYDNPDRDPRGPTISIVHTVVLHPDARLNETAVKVTPVERVSGLPFDHDTIIRRTAGTVLDALWVDAGLTKALLGKHFTTAHAARMSRSLAAAAGRTEPDSSNLGRMLARNPALSKSGAVAEGRGRPAAGWSWL encoded by the coding sequence ATGAGTTCCGAAAGGCTGCAGCCCCTCGTCTCGATCGATACCGTGCCCTTCATCGTGCGGGACGGGGGGCTGTGCCTGGTGACGGCGGAGCGGGCCAATGAACCCTTCGCCGGCGCGCAGGCGCTCCCCGGTGTCCTCCTGCTTCCGTCCGAACGGCTGGCCGAGGCCGCACTGCGCGCGCTGACGGTCAAGACCGGAGTAGGGGAGGACCAAGTGCAGCACCTCGACACGGCGGGCGTCTACGACAACCCGGACCGGGATCCGCGCGGGCCGACCATCTCGATTGTCCACACCGTTGTCCTGCATCCGGACGCCCGGCTCAATGAAACCGCGGTGAAGGTCACCCCGGTGGAACGGGTATCCGGGCTGCCCTTTGACCACGACACCATCATCCGCCGCACCGCCGGCACCGTGCTGGACGCGCTCTGGGTGGACGCGGGACTGACCAAGGCGCTGCTGGGGAAGCACTTCACCACGGCCCACGCCGCACGGATGAGCCGGAGCCTGGCGGCCGCCGCCGGACGCACCGAACCGGACTCCTCCAACCTGGGCCGGATGCTGGCCCGCAACCCTGCATTGTCCAAATCCGGTGCAGTGGCAGAAGGCCGTGGGCGGCCGGCCGCAGGGTGGTCCTGGTTGTAG
- a CDS encoding alpha/beta fold hydrolase, with protein sequence MLYADSADGTRIAFDQTGHGPPVVIVGGAFSTADAGAPLAAALKAAGFQAVTVDRRARGKSTDTSPYSPRREVEDLTAVLNAVGGDAAVLGHSSGAMLALLAAAEGAPISHLFLSEPPFLFGEGEPSIDLPQRLQALVDSGNPADAVTTFQREGIGLPEAFIEQIQASPMFDSLVPLAQSAVYDALLSQAVSTPTAAMAQVSVPVTILRGTTTYPVIMDATEKLARRMPQAVLVTVPESHDHSPDPTGTVREIRRRIPVQ encoded by the coding sequence ATGTTGTACGCAGACTCAGCAGACGGCACCCGGATCGCCTTCGACCAGACGGGCCACGGCCCGCCGGTGGTCATTGTCGGCGGTGCGTTTTCAACCGCCGACGCCGGCGCCCCGTTGGCCGCCGCGCTCAAAGCCGCCGGTTTCCAGGCGGTGACGGTGGACCGCCGAGCCCGCGGGAAAAGCACGGATACTTCCCCTTACTCTCCTCGGCGGGAGGTGGAGGACCTCACGGCGGTCCTCAACGCCGTCGGCGGTGACGCGGCAGTCCTCGGACATTCCTCCGGTGCCATGCTCGCCCTGCTTGCCGCGGCCGAAGGGGCACCGATCAGCCACCTGTTCCTGTCGGAGCCGCCGTTCCTCTTCGGCGAGGGGGAACCTTCGATCGACCTTCCGCAGCGGCTTCAGGCCCTCGTTGATTCAGGTAACCCGGCGGACGCCGTCACCACCTTTCAGCGGGAAGGTATCGGCCTGCCCGAAGCGTTTATTGAGCAGATCCAGGCCAGCCCCATGTTCGATTCCCTGGTTCCGCTGGCGCAGTCCGCCGTCTACGACGCGCTGCTGTCGCAGGCCGTGTCCACCCCGACGGCGGCGATGGCCCAGGTTTCGGTACCCGTCACCATCCTGCGCGGTACCACCACCTACCCGGTCATTATGGACGCCACCGAGAAGCTGGCGCGGCGGATGCCGCAGGCCGTCCTGGTAACAGTGCCCGAATCCCACGACCACTCCCCCGATCCGACCGGCACCGTGCGCGAAATCCGCCGCCGTATCCCGGTGCAATGA